The Methylocella tundrae genome contains the following window.
GTCGATGCGGGACTGTCGACTTCCACTTCCGGACGAATGGTCAAATTTTCCGGTAGTTCAGTCATGGCCATGACCACCCCATTGAATCTATCAATGCGCCGTGCAGAGTGCTTAACTACATGGAAATATGCACTTTTCTAAGCAAACCGTAATTGTTTTCCCGCGTCAAGTTGCTTTGATCGGAAATGTTCTGATCTACCGGCTTGATCGCCCTGTCGAAAGGACAATCCAATGAAAATGCTCACTGTCGGCGCCGCTCTCGCCGCCGTTTTCGCGATGGGAGCTCCCATCGCCGCCTCCGCCGCAACCGCCAAAAATGTGGTGCTTGCGCCCGGCGCCTTCACCGACAAGTCCAGCTGGGACAAGGTGGCCCACCTGCTGCGCAAGAAGGGCTTCAAGGTTACCGAAGTCGACATTCCGCTGACCTCGCTCGAGGCCGACGTCGCCGCGACCCGCGAGGTGTTGGACGCCCAGAAGGGCGCGACCGTCCTCGTCGGCCACTCCTGGGGCGGCGTTGTGATCGGCGAAGCCGGCGACAGCCCCAAGGTCAAGGCGCTGGTCTATGTCGCGGCCTTCGCGCCGGACAAGGGTGAAACCCTTCAGGCGCTCACGGCCAACGGCCCGCCGGCCGAGGGCCTGAAGGCCGTCCGGCCGGACTCCAAGGGCTTCCTGTCGATCGATCCGGCCGCCTACGCGCATGTCTTCGTCGGCGACGCGCCGGCCGCGGAAGGCGAGGCCCTGGCTCTGAAGCAGAAGCCAATCAGCGGCGCCGCCTTCGGCGCCCCGGCGACCGTGGCGGCCTGGCATCTCAAGCCGACCTATTACGCGATTTCAGCCAACGATCTGATGCTTCCGCCGCAGGCCGAGGCCTT
Protein-coding sequences here:
- a CDS encoding alpha/beta fold hydrolase, whose product is MKMLTVGAALAAVFAMGAPIAASAATAKNVVLAPGAFTDKSSWDKVAHLLRKKGFKVTEVDIPLTSLEADVAATREVLDAQKGATVLVGHSWGGVVIGEAGDSPKVKALVYVAAFAPDKGETLQALTANGPPAEGLKAVRPDSKGFLSIDPAAYAHVFVGDAPAAEGEALALKQKPISGAAFGAPATVAAWHLKPTYYAISANDLMLPPQAEAFFAKRMNATTVTLESSHASPVSHPKEVAALIERAAKGQ